Proteins from one Rosa chinensis cultivar Old Blush chromosome 7, RchiOBHm-V2, whole genome shotgun sequence genomic window:
- the LOC112175800 gene encoding uncharacterized protein LOC112175800, with protein MVRGRDACWEHCVLVDATKQKVRCNYCQREFSGGVYRMKFHLAQIKNKDIVPCTEVPTDVRDHILSILETPKKQKTPKKLKVDKAALANGQQNSSSASGDFHPNYASNGQNGSTCPSLLFRFSSPTSQQPVDDVQKQKQDLADKRVAVFFFHNSIPFSAARSVYYREMVDAVADCGRNYKAPSYEVLRSTLLEKVKSDIHDCYKKYRDEWKETGCTILCESWSDGRNKSLVIFSVTYPKGTLFLKSVDLSGHEDDAPYLFELFESVVLEVGVENVVQVITDTSSSYVYAGSLLMAKYNSLFWSPCASYCFNKMLEDIGKQEWVCTVLEEARTITNFICSHGWTLNMMRKFAGGRELIRPKITRFVTNFLNLRSIVIQEDNLKHMFSHTEWLSSASSRHPEAQAVKSLLYVERFWKHAQEAVTIAEPLLKILRIVDGDMPAMGYIYEGIERAKIAIKTHYKGIEEKYMPLWDIIDRRWSMQQQSSLHAAAASLNPSLFYNPNFKIDSRMRNGFQETMLKMATTHEDRMEITKEHPVYVTAQGALGTDFAIMGRTLNAPGDWWAGYGYEVPTLQRYALRILSQPCSSHWCCWNWSIFESIHAKKHSRTEPEKFNDLVFVHCNLWLQSISQNRDGKCKLIVFDEIDVSSEWPTELESPAPILDDSLLDSLPLNVEVLSEL; from the exons ATGGTTCGAGGAAGAGATGCCTGTTGGGAGCACTGTGTCCTTGTCGATGCAACAAAGCAGAAGGTTAGGTGTAATTATTGTCAACGGGAGTTTAGTGGAGGTGTATACAGGATGAAGTTTCATTTAGctcaaataaaaaacaaagataTAGTCCCCTGCACAGAAGTCCCAACTGATGTGCGAGATCACATTTTAAGTATATTAGAAACTCCCAAGAAACAGAAAACTCCCAAGAAACTGAAAGTGGATAAAGCAGCTCTAGCCAATGGTCAACAAAATAGCTCTTCTGCTAGTGGTGACTTCCATCCTAACTATGCCTCTAATGGACAGAATGGAAGCACCTGCCCATCTTTGTTATTCCGATTTTCTTCACCAACTTCACAGCAACCAGTGGACGATgttcaaaagcaaaagcaggATCTTGCTGATAAAAGAGTTGCTGTGTttttcttccacaattctaTTCCATTTAGCGCTGCTAGGTCCGTATATTATCGGGAAATGGTGGATGCTGTAGCAGACTGTGGGAGGAATTACAAAGCCCCGAGCTATGAAGTATTGAGATCCACTCTGTTGGAAAAAGTGAAAAGTGATATACATGATTGCTACAAGAAATATAGAGATGAATGGAAAGAAACAGGTTGCACTATCTTATGTGAGAGCTGGTCTGATGGTAGGAACAAGTCACTTGTCATATTCTCAGTTACGTACCCCAAGGGGACCCTGTTTCTGAAGTCTGTTGATTTATCAGGTCATGAAGATGATGCTCCGTACTTGTTTGAGCTGTTCGAGTCTGTTGTCTTGGAAGTTGGTGTTGAAAATGTTGTCCAAGTTATAACGGACACTTCTTCCAGTTATGTTTATGCAGGAAGTCTTCTTATGGCCAAGTACAATTCCTTGTTTTGGTCTCCTTGTGCTTCGTATTGCTTTAATAAAATGTTGGAGGATATTGGTAAACAAGAGTGGGTGTGCACGGTTCTGGAAGAGGCAAGGACCATCACAAACTTCATATGCAGTCATGGATGGACTTTGAATATGATGAGAAAATTTGCTGGTGGAAGGGAGTTGATCAGGCCAAAAATTACTAGATTTGTGACAAATTTCCTCAACTTGAGGTCGATCGTGATTCAGGAGGACAATTTAAAGCACATGTTTTCTCATACAGAATGGTTATCTTCAGCGTCAAGTAGACACCCTGAAGCCCAAGCTGTTAAGTCGTTGTTGTATGTAGAGAGGTTTTGGAAGCATGCACAAGAAGCTGTGACCATTGCTGAACCACTGCTTAAAATCCTTAGAATTGTCGATGGGGACATGCCAGCTATGGGCTACATATACGAAGGAATAGAGAGGGCAAAGATTGCAATAAAGACACATTACAAGGGTATTGAAGAGAAATATATGCCACTTTGGGATATAATTGATCGGAGATGGAGTATGCAGCAACAATCGTCCTTGCATGCAGCGGCAGCGTCTCTTAATCCTTCtcttttctataatccaaattTCAAGATTGATTCAAGGATGAGAAATGGGTTTCAAGAAACTATGTTAAAGATGGCTACCACTCATGAAGATAGAATGGAAATAACTAAAGAGCATCCTGTGTATGTTACTGCACAAGGCGCTCTTGGCACTGATTTCGCAATCATGGGAAGGACATTGAATGCCCCAG GCGACTGGTGGGCAGGATATGGTTACGAAGTCCCGACACTCCAGAGATATGCACTAAGGATATTAAGCCAGCCTTGCAGTTCCCACTGGTGCTGTTGGAACTGGAGCATCTTTGAGAGCATACATGCCAAGAAGCACAGCAGAACAGAGCCGGAAAAATTCAATGActtggtttttgttcattgcaATCTTTGGTTGCAGTCCATTTCTCAAAATAGAGATGGGAAATGTAAACTCATCGTGTTCGATGAAATAGATGTCAGCTCTGAATGGCCTACAGAGTTGGAATCTCCTGCCCCAATTTTGGATGATTCATTATTGGATAGCTTACCCTTGAATGTAGAGGTACTCTCCGAATTGTaa
- the LOC112175802 gene encoding uncharacterized protein LOC112175802, whose product MGDFSIQISTNLVNKLADDTEKSKKKTRRTKPKVPREPQQPQPKINQKTVSADSEPFKGSSAKGWPIQPPLYMPVPPPSESTNADLDAIRSVLQQSEKVVERLKKQEENMAQEVTQRAKELRDKEFKLPYQKPMPCLAEKDACVDCYKEHGKEDPLKCAGLVNSYADCARKVRQQVSSGNK is encoded by the coding sequence ATGGGTGATTTTAGTATTCAGATTAGCACCAATTTGGTTAATAAGCTTGCTGATGACACTGAGAAATCAAAGAAGAAAACCAGAAGAACTAAACCTAAGGTACCCCGAGAGCCTCAGCAGCCCCAACCGAAAATAAACCAAAAGACGGTTTCTGCTGATTCTGAACCATTCAAAGGGTCAAGTGCTAAAGGATGGCCTATCCAGCCTCCTCTATACATGCCCGTACCCCCTCCTTCAGAGTCTACCAATGCAGACTTGGACGCAATCAGATCTGTTCTCCAACAGAGTGAGAAAGTCGTGGAGCGTTTGAAGAAGCAGGAGGAGAACATGGCACAGGAGGTGACACAAAGAGCAAAGGAGCTTCGTGACAAGGAGTTCAAGCTCCCATACCAGAAGCCTATGCCTTGCTTAGCTGAGAAAGATGCTTGCGTGGATTGCTACAAGGAGCATGGGAAGGAGGATCCTCTCAAGTGTGCTGGTCTTGTTAACAGTTATGCAGATTGTGCTCGCAAAGTTAGGCAGCAGGTCAGTTCGGGAAACAAGTAA